In Rhodococcus sp. OK302, one genomic interval encodes:
- a CDS encoding MMPL family transporter encodes MTRWAHTVVYRKWWVLSLAILIVLISGVWGLGVFGKLSQGGFIDPGSDSAKVADIIEANLGPQTPDIIAIYTPTDGRTLDDIGPAVTAAVDQFKTEVSTASVKSYWTADAATRPNLLSHDGTMGAVAITLAPDSGITSATFTDLLPTLEVEGAQTQFAGNTVVGVAFNNTLEKDLVVAEAIAIPITLVLLVFIFGGIVAAAVPVFVGVLSVMSALAVLRILTYFTDVSSFSINVASLLGLGLAIDYGLFVVGRFREELESGSEPGAAATRTVLTAGRTVMFSGLLLICAFSGMLVFPQSVIRSLGFGAIAAVLSAAVLSLTAVPALLAILGHRINSWTWRKGAAQRGEERSRKFWGRVVTGVMKRPVAVSVTIVTVLLVLASPLLGARLGELSFTALPADDPARVAMETLVNDFPQTGNGATLILQAQGDTVLTPAEGAAIAEAAGQVEGIGQATVVATTNKLVAVQAFYSEGSTSQSQSSAVTDLRAIPAPDGTELLVGGGQAMVDDGNNAVLHWLPVMMLIMVGSTLVLLFLAFGSVVLPIKAVLMAALSLATTFGVLTFVFQDGHGVELLGVSQTPLEATFVVLILAVVFGLSTDYEVFLMSRMVEAKNAGATTEEAVKFGTERTGRIVTAAALLLIVVTGAFAMSGLGVMKFLGVGMIVALIVDATIIRMLLVPSLVKLMGDANWWAPAWMKKIHAKVGIGH; translated from the coding sequence ATGACACGTTGGGCCCATACCGTCGTCTACCGAAAATGGTGGGTGCTCTCGCTCGCGATCCTCATCGTGCTCATCAGCGGCGTCTGGGGTCTCGGAGTGTTCGGCAAACTCAGCCAGGGCGGGTTCATCGATCCGGGAAGCGACTCCGCAAAAGTCGCGGATATCATCGAGGCGAATCTCGGGCCCCAAACACCCGACATCATCGCGATCTACACGCCGACGGACGGCCGGACCCTCGACGACATCGGACCGGCAGTGACGGCCGCCGTCGATCAGTTCAAGACGGAAGTATCGACGGCGTCGGTGAAGTCGTATTGGACCGCCGACGCCGCAACACGTCCGAACCTTCTGTCCCACGACGGGACGATGGGGGCTGTCGCCATCACGTTGGCACCGGACTCGGGGATCACGTCGGCAACCTTCACCGATCTCCTTCCGACACTCGAAGTTGAAGGTGCGCAGACACAATTCGCCGGTAATACCGTGGTCGGTGTCGCCTTCAACAACACGCTGGAGAAGGATCTGGTAGTCGCTGAGGCCATCGCCATCCCGATAACCCTGGTGTTGTTGGTCTTCATCTTCGGCGGCATCGTCGCTGCGGCTGTACCGGTTTTTGTCGGCGTCCTGAGCGTGATGAGCGCCTTGGCTGTTCTTCGGATTCTGACCTACTTCACCGATGTCAGTTCGTTCTCCATCAACGTGGCATCGCTCCTCGGACTGGGACTTGCCATCGACTACGGCCTGTTTGTTGTCGGCAGGTTCCGTGAAGAGCTCGAATCCGGGTCCGAACCCGGCGCAGCTGCCACCCGCACCGTTCTGACTGCGGGCCGTACCGTCATGTTCTCGGGTCTACTTCTCATCTGTGCGTTCAGCGGCATGCTGGTGTTCCCCCAATCCGTGATTCGTTCACTGGGATTCGGGGCCATTGCCGCGGTCCTGAGCGCCGCTGTCCTGTCATTGACCGCAGTGCCTGCGCTGCTTGCCATTCTGGGCCACCGCATCAATTCGTGGACCTGGCGCAAGGGTGCAGCCCAACGCGGAGAAGAACGTTCGCGTAAGTTCTGGGGACGCGTCGTCACCGGGGTGATGAAACGCCCAGTGGCCGTGTCGGTCACGATCGTCACCGTCCTGCTCGTTCTGGCATCGCCGCTACTGGGCGCGCGGTTGGGCGAACTCTCGTTCACCGCACTTCCTGCCGACGACCCAGCCCGCGTCGCCATGGAGACCTTGGTCAACGATTTTCCGCAAACCGGCAACGGTGCGACGCTGATCCTGCAAGCGCAGGGCGACACCGTTCTCACACCCGCAGAGGGCGCCGCAATCGCCGAAGCTGCGGGCCAGGTCGAGGGCATCGGGCAGGCAACCGTCGTCGCGACCACGAACAAGTTGGTCGCGGTCCAAGCGTTCTACAGCGAAGGTTCCACGTCGCAGTCTCAAAGCAGCGCTGTCACAGACCTGCGGGCGATCCCCGCACCGGACGGCACCGAACTGTTGGTAGGCGGCGGTCAAGCCATGGTCGACGACGGCAATAATGCTGTCCTGCACTGGTTGCCGGTCATGATGTTGATCATGGTCGGTTCAACCCTGGTCCTGTTGTTCCTGGCATTCGGATCAGTGGTGTTGCCGATCAAGGCGGTCCTCATGGCGGCTTTGAGTTTGGCCACCACCTTCGGTGTACTCACGTTCGTATTCCAGGATGGGCACGGCGTCGAACTGCTCGGGGTCAGCCAAACTCCACTCGAAGCTACCTTCGTCGTGTTGATCCTGGCCGTCGTCTTCGGATTGTCCACGGACTACGAGGTTTTCCTCATGTCCCGCATGGTCGAAGCCAAGAACGCGGGCGCGACGACGGAGGAGGCAGTCAAGTTCGGCACCGAGCGAACGGGACGGATCGTGACTGCCGCCGCACTACTTCTCATCGTCGTGACAGGTGCTTTCGCGATGTCCGGACTGGGCGTGATGAAGTTCCTCGGCGTCGGCATGATCGTGGCGTTGATCGTCGACGCGACCATCATCCGAATGTTGTTGGTGCCATCCCTGGTGAAGCTCATGGGCGATGCCAACTGGTGGGCACCGGCGTGGATGAAGAAAATTCACGCAAAAGTCGGTATCGGTCACTGA
- a CDS encoding ABC transporter substrate-binding protein, with the protein MSLQISASRVAAALIAVALVSTGCSKGEAAEGSTSVESFAQPITVTNCDREVSFDSPPQRIVSLNGHVTEALIEIGAGDRIVGRAYSDNPPTAETAEQFNKIPSLSDTFPSAEQILDVNPDFVVGGMTSAFNEKQGRSRDAFAEHGINTFLFSEYCGTGFPDIGLLVNDYTQLGRVLGVEDSARAVAEQISTGLDEVRASVDHAAPVSSFFYDSGEDVPTTVGGVGVGELVAEYSGVTNIFSEGPKPYFKTTWETVAERAPQAIVIIDYGDKTADQKIDFLRSQPLMATTPAVQQNRFVVVPLADLFESSRLVRSAQTIATAFHPGASTAGSDAAQ; encoded by the coding sequence GTGTCACTGCAGATTTCCGCCTCCCGAGTTGCCGCCGCCTTGATCGCGGTTGCCCTGGTATCTACCGGCTGTTCGAAAGGCGAAGCGGCAGAAGGTTCCACTTCGGTCGAGTCTTTTGCGCAACCGATCACCGTCACCAATTGTGATCGAGAAGTCAGCTTCGATTCGCCTCCGCAACGCATCGTGTCCCTGAACGGCCATGTCACCGAGGCTCTCATCGAGATCGGTGCGGGTGACCGCATCGTCGGTCGGGCGTACAGCGACAACCCGCCCACCGCGGAGACTGCAGAACAGTTCAACAAGATTCCCAGTCTGTCCGACACCTTCCCGAGTGCGGAGCAGATCCTCGACGTGAATCCTGACTTCGTAGTGGGCGGAATGACTAGTGCCTTCAACGAGAAGCAGGGTCGATCACGGGATGCCTTCGCAGAGCACGGCATCAACACCTTCCTCTTCTCCGAATACTGCGGCACCGGATTCCCCGACATCGGACTCCTGGTGAACGACTACACCCAGCTCGGCCGCGTCTTGGGCGTCGAAGATTCCGCTCGCGCCGTGGCCGAGCAGATCAGTACCGGCCTCGACGAGGTCCGCGCTTCGGTCGATCATGCTGCGCCGGTGTCCTCCTTCTTCTACGACAGCGGCGAGGACGTCCCGACAACTGTCGGCGGCGTCGGCGTCGGCGAATTGGTAGCGGAGTACTCGGGTGTGACGAACATCTTCTCCGAAGGACCCAAGCCCTATTTCAAGACCACCTGGGAGACCGTTGCCGAACGCGCGCCCCAGGCCATCGTCATCATCGACTACGGCGACAAGACAGCCGATCAGAAGATCGACTTCCTGCGGTCCCAGCCGTTGATGGCAACGACACCGGCAGTGCAGCAGAACCGATTTGTCGTGGTACCTCTGGCGGATCTCTTCGAGAGTTCACGCCTGGTGCGTTCAGCGCAGACAATCGCCACGGCATTCCATCCGGGCGCTTCAACTGCAGGCTCTGACGCGGCACAGTGA
- a CDS encoding (2Fe-2S)-binding protein, with amino-acid sequence MSEKIAEIYARMAAAVPFFEGLDAYPETVPAELMTDADWMSARVADTARRWGSDDDRVNGTLWWYSASSTLAGIPLGTGLVTGFAADPSLRDGRIFLRDNGYLGGFAAGSVIPISASIGELGRAMYGALAPVITVLAEVSGVRENALWAITTDSIANRSLDAAGMRRERGSACATGLIDVLRSEGAPIPRPRFVDVDRSGNSVPVENPLTLVPSGQRRFTQRASCCLIYEVPGEGKCTSCPKRAPADRVRALTALV; translated from the coding sequence ATGAGTGAGAAGATCGCTGAGATCTATGCGCGGATGGCGGCCGCTGTACCGTTCTTCGAGGGCCTCGACGCGTACCCGGAAACCGTTCCGGCAGAGTTGATGACGGATGCCGACTGGATGTCGGCACGCGTCGCTGATACTGCTCGGCGTTGGGGAAGCGACGACGACCGCGTCAACGGAACCCTGTGGTGGTATTCGGCCAGTTCCACGTTGGCCGGAATCCCTCTCGGGACGGGGTTGGTCACCGGGTTCGCAGCTGATCCGTCGTTGCGCGATGGTCGAATATTTTTGCGCGACAACGGATATCTTGGAGGATTTGCGGCAGGATCGGTCATCCCCATCTCTGCAAGTATCGGCGAGTTGGGTAGAGCGATGTACGGAGCTCTGGCCCCAGTCATCACGGTGTTGGCCGAGGTGTCCGGAGTCCGTGAGAATGCGCTGTGGGCAATCACCACCGACTCCATTGCCAACCGCAGCCTTGACGCGGCCGGAATGCGCCGGGAGCGCGGAAGTGCTTGCGCCACTGGATTGATCGACGTCCTACGCAGCGAAGGAGCACCTATTCCACGGCCTCGATTCGTCGACGTGGATCGGTCCGGAAATTCTGTACCGGTGGAGAATCCGTTGACGCTGGTGCCTTCGGGGCAGCGGAGGTTCACGCAACGGGCGTCGTGTTGCCTGATCTACGAGGTGCCGGGTGAGGGCAAGTGCACCAGTTGCCCGAAGCGTGCACCCGCAGATCGAGTGCGCGCCCTCACCGCTCTTGTTTGA
- a CDS encoding FecCD family ABC transporter permease: MTRSRAGYGTLLVGLLIALAVALGLAVSFGSVRIPVGDVWAIVGARLAPGTFETWWSVARESIVIDSRLPRALTAAVVGASLAMSGAVAQAVTRNPLADPYLLGVSSGAGFMVVLVSVLGIGAGVLGVFTIPAAAFIGAMAPLFLALLIGGRYPQPTAIILVGVALSQIFSALITFCILVLADDQHVTSVMHWLAGGFGDARWSTLIFPTVALVVVGIALMLSAQWMDVLQTGDDGAAALGMNVRRFRVLSLLAVSVLAGAAVSVAGGIGFIGLLIPHLAGFVVGTRAIRLLPAAALLGAVAMVAADTVARSVSESTEVPVGVITALVGAPIFVWMLSRQYRRLEQ; this comes from the coding sequence GTGACTCGTTCGCGTGCCGGGTACGGCACTCTGCTCGTTGGCCTACTGATCGCACTGGCGGTGGCGCTGGGGCTGGCGGTGTCCTTCGGATCGGTCCGTATCCCAGTCGGTGATGTGTGGGCGATAGTTGGAGCACGCTTGGCGCCAGGAACTTTCGAGACCTGGTGGTCGGTAGCGAGGGAGTCGATCGTCATCGATTCCAGACTCCCGCGCGCGCTCACCGCAGCTGTCGTGGGTGCATCGTTGGCGATGTCGGGTGCAGTGGCTCAAGCCGTCACGCGTAACCCGCTCGCGGACCCCTACCTGCTGGGAGTGTCGTCCGGCGCCGGTTTCATGGTTGTGTTGGTGTCCGTGCTCGGAATCGGAGCCGGCGTACTCGGGGTTTTCACGATCCCGGCAGCGGCCTTCATCGGGGCGATGGCGCCGTTGTTCCTGGCCTTGTTGATCGGTGGGCGATACCCACAGCCGACGGCGATCATTCTGGTGGGTGTTGCACTCTCACAAATATTCTCGGCGCTCATCACTTTCTGCATTCTGGTTTTGGCAGACGATCAGCATGTGACCTCCGTGATGCACTGGTTGGCCGGCGGATTCGGTGACGCACGATGGTCGACGCTGATCTTCCCGACAGTTGCGCTCGTTGTCGTCGGAATAGCGCTGATGCTCAGCGCGCAATGGATGGACGTCCTGCAGACGGGTGACGACGGCGCCGCTGCTCTCGGTATGAACGTACGACGGTTTCGCGTGTTGTCGCTTCTCGCGGTGTCCGTGCTTGCCGGTGCCGCCGTGAGCGTCGCCGGCGGCATCGGCTTCATCGGATTGTTGATCCCGCATCTTGCCGGCTTTGTTGTAGGTACCAGAGCAATTCGTCTCCTCCCGGCAGCGGCACTGTTGGGGGCCGTTGCGATGGTCGCTGCAGACACAGTGGCTCGTTCGGTATCGGAATCGACGGAGGTGCCCGTGGGCGTCATCACCGCCTTGGTGGGTGCACCCATCTTCGTCTGGATGCTTTCTCGTCAGTATCGGAGGTTGGAACAGTGA
- a CDS encoding SDR family oxidoreductase, producing MATYIVTGGTGFLGRAVLPLLLERDPIAQIHVLVRAGSVAKLRAQMSDVVGHDRVHPMIGDLTAPGLGVDSPPAADHILHLGAVYDLRAGDEQASTNVEGTRSVIDLAVQLDATLHHVSSVAVSGSYPGTFSEADFDCGQAFPTPYHRTKFEAEKLVRERGGLTWRVYRPSAVVGNSVTGEMDKIDGPYFLFPGLALLAKLPAALPVPIPDLGSTNVVPVDYVAAALVELMHLPGRDGEAFHLVNPKPQPVREIYAGLAKAAGAPRPSLSLPGAIAKPFVSGLPIASAESARKVVLERLGLPAALLDNLTMATTFTSERTVEALAGTDLSVPEFGSYSKVLWRYWQENLDPNRARHTHPDGPLVGRIVLITGGSSGIGRASAIAAATKGATVLLIARRADELDTVVGEIRAAGGTAHGYPCDITDEEAVDRTMKSILAEHDHVDMLVNNAGRSIRRSVYRSTDRFHDYERTMAVNYFGAVRLVLALLPTMRARRFGHIVNISSAGVQAASPRFSAYVASKAALDAFSDVVASETLTDGITFTTIHMPLVETPMIAPSGASNSGPVTSPEKAAAMVIRALIERPKRIDVPLGTLGDLGTMFAPRTKDRILHQMYRAFPDSPASKGQSDETPSAAPAPSHHSRSRLRKLGRRAARLVPGTHW from the coding sequence ATGGCCACATACATCGTCACGGGCGGTACCGGATTCCTCGGTCGAGCGGTGCTGCCGCTCCTTCTCGAGCGTGATCCAATCGCCCAGATACATGTGCTGGTCAGAGCTGGTTCCGTGGCCAAACTTAGGGCGCAGATGTCTGATGTTGTCGGCCACGATCGGGTACATCCGATGATCGGCGATCTGACCGCACCCGGATTGGGCGTCGACTCACCGCCAGCCGCCGATCACATCCTGCACCTCGGCGCGGTGTACGACCTACGAGCCGGTGACGAGCAAGCCTCCACGAATGTCGAAGGCACCCGATCGGTGATCGACCTCGCCGTCCAACTCGACGCAACCCTCCATCACGTGTCGTCGGTCGCGGTTTCCGGCAGTTATCCCGGAACGTTCAGCGAAGCCGACTTCGACTGCGGCCAAGCCTTTCCGACGCCCTATCATCGCACCAAGTTCGAAGCCGAAAAGCTGGTTCGGGAGCGCGGCGGTCTCACCTGGCGTGTCTATCGCCCGTCTGCTGTGGTCGGCAATTCCGTCACCGGGGAAATGGACAAGATCGACGGTCCGTACTTCCTGTTTCCCGGATTGGCGCTGCTCGCGAAACTGCCGGCAGCGCTACCTGTTCCGATCCCCGATCTCGGGTCCACCAACGTGGTGCCGGTGGACTATGTTGCCGCTGCCCTGGTCGAGTTGATGCATCTCCCCGGTCGTGACGGCGAAGCTTTCCATCTGGTCAATCCGAAGCCTCAACCGGTTCGTGAAATCTACGCGGGACTGGCCAAAGCTGCCGGCGCCCCGCGCCCTTCCCTGAGTCTGCCTGGCGCCATTGCCAAACCGTTTGTCTCGGGACTCCCCATCGCTTCGGCGGAATCCGCGCGCAAGGTAGTTCTCGAGCGTCTGGGTCTGCCCGCGGCATTGCTCGACAATCTGACGATGGCCACAACTTTCACCTCCGAAAGGACGGTCGAAGCACTCGCCGGAACTGACTTGTCGGTTCCCGAGTTCGGCTCCTATTCAAAGGTTCTGTGGCGATACTGGCAGGAGAATCTTGACCCGAATCGGGCGCGTCACACGCACCCGGACGGCCCCCTCGTGGGCCGGATCGTCCTGATCACCGGCGGCTCGTCGGGCATCGGCCGCGCGTCGGCCATCGCTGCTGCAACCAAAGGTGCCACGGTACTCCTGATCGCCCGGCGTGCAGACGAACTCGACACTGTGGTCGGAGAAATCCGAGCGGCCGGCGGCACGGCCCACGGGTACCCGTGTGACATCACGGACGAGGAAGCCGTCGATCGCACAATGAAAAGCATTCTCGCCGAACATGATCACGTGGACATGCTGGTCAACAATGCGGGCCGATCCATCAGGCGCAGCGTCTACCGCTCCACCGACCGTTTCCACGATTACGAGCGGACAATGGCCGTCAACTACTTCGGCGCAGTCCGATTGGTATTGGCGCTCCTACCGACCATGCGTGCGCGACGCTTCGGCCACATCGTGAACATCAGCAGCGCCGGCGTGCAGGCCGCGTCACCCCGATTTTCGGCATATGTGGCCAGCAAAGCCGCCCTCGATGCATTCTCGGATGTTGTTGCTTCCGAAACACTGACGGATGGAATCACTTTCACCACAATTCACATGCCGTTGGTCGAAACCCCGATGATTGCGCCGTCCGGCGCTTCCAACAGCGGCCCGGTTACCAGCCCGGAAAAGGCCGCCGCCATGGTGATCCGCGCACTGATCGAGCGACCGAAACGCATCGATGTTCCACTAGGCACCCTGGGTGATCTGGGCACGATGTTCGCACCTCGCACCAAAGACCGAATCCTTCATCAGATGTACCGAGCATTCCCGGATTCGCCGGCGTCGAAGGGGCAGTCAGACGAAACACCGTCGGCGGCACCCGCACCCAGCCATCACTCTCGCTCACGATTGCGCAAACTCGGACGACGCGCCGCGCGCCTGGTCCCCGGAACACACTGGTGA
- a CDS encoding PLD nuclease N-terminal domain-containing protein yields the protein MDDNTNPTVPIGYDIAWGISAILWFALTATALLSVLRSTTHPWESKIGWCAIIALLPIVGATAWFFLGNRPGRST from the coding sequence ATGGACGACAACACGAACCCGACGGTTCCCATCGGCTACGACATCGCCTGGGGCATTTCCGCGATCCTGTGGTTCGCACTCACTGCCACCGCGCTTTTGTCGGTTCTCCGGTCCACAACCCATCCGTGGGAATCGAAGATCGGCTGGTGCGCAATCATCGCCCTACTTCCGATCGTCGGAGCGACCGCCTGGTTCTTCCTCGGCAACCGTCCGGGCCGTTCTACGTAA
- a CDS encoding sucrase ferredoxin, with protein sequence MTCSALSAVDEPLEGTAAEVRGWVCLEFTAAWGRDVLDGTALGEELATELSRRADAADVRIMFIRHPGRSEPLTSGHTVLLARTDPDDSWCERVKIDTPFDLLDIDFAVLGGPAPGLGDRVEEPMVLVCAHGKRDQCCAVFGRPVAAELVRSFGEHVWECSHTGGHRFAPSMILLPSGYTYGRLSEADSLEAVESAMSGSVYLPGLRGRSTWTPQGQVSEIAVRQHISCGVDDLSVIDLGAGVSIVEHVDSRRWEVETETSELPPRPPSCGAVPKPVRPVTAKSVRELGSGLLLT encoded by the coding sequence ATGACCTGCTCAGCACTCTCCGCCGTCGACGAGCCGTTGGAAGGCACAGCCGCGGAGGTGCGTGGTTGGGTGTGCCTCGAGTTCACCGCCGCGTGGGGCCGAGATGTGCTCGACGGCACCGCGTTGGGTGAGGAACTTGCCACGGAGTTGAGCCGTCGGGCTGATGCGGCAGATGTGCGCATCATGTTCATCCGGCATCCGGGTCGTAGTGAGCCGCTGACTTCCGGCCACACGGTGTTGCTGGCTCGAACCGATCCGGACGATTCCTGGTGTGAGCGGGTGAAGATCGATACACCCTTCGATCTCCTCGATATCGACTTTGCAGTGCTCGGCGGGCCGGCTCCCGGTCTGGGCGACCGCGTCGAGGAACCCATGGTTCTGGTGTGCGCACACGGTAAGCGCGATCAATGCTGCGCCGTTTTCGGTAGACCCGTTGCAGCAGAGCTGGTTCGGTCATTTGGTGAGCATGTGTGGGAATGTTCGCATACCGGCGGGCATCGCTTTGCGCCGTCGATGATCCTGCTTCCCAGCGGCTATACCTACGGCAGACTGTCCGAAGCTGACAGCCTCGAAGCCGTTGAATCAGCAATGAGTGGCAGCGTCTACCTTCCGGGATTGCGTGGCCGGAGTACCTGGACTCCACAAGGGCAGGTGTCGGAAATTGCTGTACGGCAGCACATTAGCTGCGGTGTTGATGATCTGAGCGTGATCGATCTGGGTGCCGGGGTATCCATCGTTGAGCATGTGGACAGTCGGCGATGGGAAGTGGAGACCGAAACTTCGGAGTTGCCTCCGCGTCCACCGAGTTGTGGGGCAGTGCCCAAACCTGTTCGGCCCGTTACCGCTAAGTCTGTTCGTGAATTGGGTTCAGGACTGTTGCTTACGTAG
- a CDS encoding ABC transporter ATP-binding protein produces MTLLELVDTRARLGNREVLHGISFEVSAGEVLGLVGPNGSGKTTALRCCYNALTPSGGAVLIDQVDATSLSRRDIARTVSASVQEPAVSGGLSVRESVALGRTPHRNWLDRTTSRDAEIVDRCIEQVGLAALSGRDVASLSGGERQRVSIARALAQEPKILLLDEPTNHLDLRHQLIVMELLTELASRGLAIVVTMHDLRLAVEYCDRLAVLADGDVRACGPTALVLEESLLAEVFGIKARVEQGVRPRMEIVGLA; encoded by the coding sequence GTGACGCTACTGGAACTCGTGGACACCCGAGCCCGCCTGGGTAACCGGGAGGTATTGCACGGCATCAGCTTCGAGGTTTCAGCGGGTGAAGTTCTCGGTCTGGTCGGACCGAACGGCAGTGGCAAGACCACGGCACTGCGCTGTTGTTACAACGCCCTGACTCCCAGCGGCGGGGCGGTGCTGATCGATCAGGTGGACGCAACGTCGCTCTCGCGCCGGGACATTGCTCGAACTGTATCGGCGAGTGTCCAGGAACCTGCTGTGTCCGGCGGGCTTTCGGTTCGCGAATCCGTAGCGCTCGGTAGGACACCGCATCGGAACTGGTTGGATCGGACCACGAGCCGCGATGCCGAGATCGTGGATCGCTGCATCGAACAGGTCGGCCTCGCGGCACTTTCCGGGCGCGATGTCGCCAGTCTCTCGGGCGGTGAAAGACAACGCGTGTCGATTGCCCGTGCGCTGGCGCAGGAACCCAAGATCCTGTTGCTCGACGAGCCGACCAACCACCTCGATCTACGGCATCAATTGATCGTGATGGAACTGCTCACCGAATTGGCGTCTCGAGGCTTGGCGATTGTGGTGACGATGCACGATCTACGGTTGGCTGTCGAGTACTGCGACAGACTGGCAGTCCTCGCCGATGGTGACGTGCGTGCGTGTGGGCCGACCGCCCTGGTACTGGAAGAATCGTTGTTGGCCGAGGTATTCGGGATCAAGGCTCGAGTGGAACAAGGTGTGCGTCCGCGGATGGAGATTGTGGGGTTGGCATGA
- a CDS encoding YdeI/OmpD-associated family protein has translation MAVELGTEYFADGEEFRRWLSQNHESVPGVWLKMAKKTSSHSSIDYDQALDVALCFGWIDSQSKRVDDNFFVQKFSPRTTRSPWSKRNVEIVARLADAGLLEPAGIAAIEKAKADGRWEKAYAGSAKAEVPQDFLDALALNPQAQAFYETLNSTNRFTIVYRLQEAKRPETRARRITNFISQLAEGKSFTDRS, from the coding sequence ATGGCAGTAGAACTGGGCACCGAATACTTTGCGGACGGCGAGGAGTTTCGCCGCTGGCTGTCGCAAAATCACGAGTCTGTACCGGGGGTGTGGCTGAAGATGGCCAAGAAGACCTCATCTCATTCGTCGATCGACTACGACCAAGCCCTCGATGTCGCTTTGTGCTTCGGTTGGATCGACAGTCAATCCAAGCGAGTCGACGACAACTTCTTCGTACAGAAGTTCTCCCCACGTACGACGCGTAGTCCGTGGTCCAAACGCAACGTGGAGATCGTCGCGAGATTGGCTGATGCGGGTCTGTTGGAACCAGCCGGCATTGCCGCGATCGAGAAGGCCAAGGCCGACGGTCGATGGGAAAAGGCTTACGCAGGATCGGCAAAAGCCGAGGTGCCGCAGGATTTCCTCGACGCGCTCGCCTTGAATCCTCAGGCGCAGGCGTTCTACGAGACTCTGAATTCTACGAACCGGTTCACAATCGTCTACCGGTTGCAGGAGGCCAAGCGGCCGGAGACCAGAGCGCGCCGGATCACAAACTTCATCAGCCAACTCGCGGAGGGTAAAAGTTTCACTGACAGGAGCTGA